The sequence TTGTGTAAGGAAAAGACTTTCAAAAATGAGAGACTCTGGAAATCACCAAGTATCGAAGGCAGGGAGAGTCAATCTTTATCTCTTACTCATGGCAGGTCATCATTATCAACTgtcaaagtgaaagaaaatttgTTATAGAAAAAGCtagaaagtattttaaaggaTTTCTCTCTCAGTGActgtaaacttcagaaaaaatagTTCTAGCTAAAGTGTGAGTCAGTACTTTATAGCGTATTTTTAACTGGGAACATGAAGCTGGCTGCACTGAAGAGAAGTTTCATTTAATGAGACTAACTAGAATTTCATTACTGGAAGGAAGCTTAGAggtttttttaatccagtcttcTCCCTTCATTTTATGGAAAAAGTTGTGTCTAAATGATATTTTGACTTTCCCTAGGATGCACAAGAATGATTTTCTGATCAAGGGCTAAACCCCTGACCCATCTCCCAATGTAAGGCACTCTCTACAACACattttcaacagatatttataaaatgatctCCCAAGCtgatcttccttttcttctttcttaagggAGACCCTGCCTGCTGTGTAGCCATGCCCATGGGAAATTGGAGCACAGTGACTGAATTCACCCTGATTGCCTTCCCCACTCTCCTGGAGCTTCGAATACTCCTCTTTGTGGTTCTTTTGCTGACTTACACACTAACAGCAATAGGAAACATTGTCATCATCTTCCTAATATGGACTGATAATCACCTGCAAACCCCAATGTACATTTTCCTCAGTAATCTgtcttttctggatattttatacACCACTGTCGTTACACCAAAGTTGCTAGCCTGCCTCCtaggagagaagaaaaccatATCCTTTGCTGGCTGTATCACTCAAACATATTTCTACTTCTTTCCGGGGACAGTGGAGTTTATCCTCCTAGCAGTGATGTCCTTTGACCGCTACGTGGCCATCTGTAACCCCCTGCGCTATACCATCATCATGAACAGCAGGACCTGCCTCCTGCTGGTTCTGAGCTGCTGGGTAGGAGCCTTCCTGTCTGTGTTGGTACCAACCATTGTAGTGACAAGGCTACCTTACTGTGGAAAAGAAATCAATCATTTTTTCTGTGACATTGCCCCTCTTCTGCAGGTGGCCTGTGTAGAAACTCACCTCATTGAGCAGATCAACTTTCTCCTATCTGCCCTTGTCATCCTGAGCTCCCTGGCATTCACTACTGCATCCTATACCTACATCATCTCTACCATCCTGCGCATCCCCTCGGCCCAAGGCCGTCAAAAAGCTTTTTCTACCTGTGCTTCTCATATCACGGTCATT is a genomic window of Acinonyx jubatus isolate Ajub_Pintada_27869175 chromosome D1, VMU_Ajub_asm_v1.0, whole genome shotgun sequence containing:
- the LOC106976599 gene encoding olfactory receptor 6M1, coding for MPMGNWSTVTEFTLIAFPTLLELRILLFVVLLLTYTLTAIGNIVIIFLIWTDNHLQTPMYIFLSNLSFLDILYTTVVTPKLLACLLGEKKTISFAGCITQTYFYFFPGTVEFILLAVMSFDRYVAICNPLRYTIIMNSRTCLLLVLSCWVGAFLSVLVPTIVVTRLPYCGKEINHFFCDIAPLLQVACVETHLIEQINFLLSALVILSSLAFTTASYTYIISTILRIPSAQGRQKAFSTCASHITVISIAYGSNIFVYVRPNQNYSLNFDKVAAVLITVVTPLLNPFIYSLRNEKVKEVLRETINRIMSLILRITGH